The nucleotide window ACGTTGAGGATCTCGTCGAGTTCGTCGCCGGAGAGCGTGTACCGCTCCTGGGCGAAGACGGCCCGGAGTTCGTCCCGATCGCGAGGTTTGAGATCGACGATCTTGTGGGCCGTCCGCTCGTCGATCTTCTCGATGTCGTCGAGTTCCGCGAGGAACTCCTGAGCCTCCTCGGGGTCGAGCGTGGCGAACCGGTTCACGTGCTCGACCGCGCGCGTGAGTTCGTACCGCATCTCGCGGTCCTCGTCGAGCGCGCGGTCGGTCTCGATGTCACC belongs to Halococcoides cellulosivorans and includes:
- a CDS encoding RNA polymerase Rpb4 family protein; this encodes MTIFDEIVDEQYLTIAEAKTILGDIETDRALDEDREMRYELTRAVEHVNRFATLDPEEAQEFLAELDDIEKIDERTAHKIVDLKPRDRDELRAVFAQERYTLSGDELDEILNVVAKYA